A single window of Nicotiana tomentosiformis chromosome 1, ASM39032v3, whole genome shotgun sequence DNA harbors:
- the LOC138910701 gene encoding secreted RxLR effector protein 161-like yields the protein MATKLDMDEPSTSVDEKKYRYMIGSFLYLTASRPDMGLCDRFQSNPKELHLKAVKRILRYLNGSQDLIFWYPVGDSFDSIRYADANYHGYLVDRNNTLGSSIAGEGEVVREGVAEEPAEKVIYQAQEPGYLNVDPEKSEFFDWGDTDEEREKTEKNK from the exons ATGGCAACTAAGTTGGATATGGATGAACCCAGTACCTCCGTTGATGAAAAGAAGTATAGATATATGATTGGGTCTTTTCTCTACCTAACTGCAAGCAGGCCGGATATGGGGTTGTGTGACAGATTTCAGTCCAATCCCAAGGAGTTACACTTGAAGGCTGTTAAAAGAATCTTGAGGTATCTTAATGGTAGTCAAGACCTAATTTTTTGGTACCCGGTTGGAGATTCATTTGATTCGATTAGGTATGCGGATGCTAATTATCATGGATATTTGGTAGATAGGAATAACACATTAG GTTCTTCTATTGCTGGAGAGGGAGAAGTGGTTAGAGAAGGAGTTGCTGAAGAACCTGCTGAGAAAGTCATTTATCAAGCTCAAGAACCTGGTTATCTGAACGTTGATCCAGAGAAATCTGAATTCTTTGACTGGGGTGATACTgatgaagaaagagaaaaaaCGGAGAAGAATAAGTGA